The Streptomyces cyanogenus DNA segment GAAGGCACTGCTGGCAAGGGATGTCGTCATGCCACCGACCCTAACGGGCCGACCCGCGACTGATCTTCGCTGTGGTCTGCGGCCACCGCACGATCTTCAGGAGTCCACACAACCCCCGGTGATCACGCGGTGGCCGTACCCAGGCGGCAGACGCGTCCTTGTGCCGCAGACCGGCTCGCCGACGCGACGCCCTCGAACACGGCGCGCCGACGGATGTGTTCACCTGCCGCCGATGGCGCGCAGGACCTCCATCCTGGCAGCGCGCCGGGCCGGCCAGATGGCCGCGACCACTCCGACGAACGCCCCGCCCAGCAGGTACGCGCCGATCTGACCGAAGGGCACGGTCAGCACCTCCACGCCATCGCCGGCCATGGCCCGCTGCAGCGCAAGGCCGCAGACGACCCCGACGCCCAGTCCGAGCACCGTGCCGAAGACCGAGATCACGACCGACTCGTACCGGATCATGCGCCGCAACTGCCTTCGCTGCATGCCGACCGCGCGCAGCAGGCCGATCTCCCGGGTGCGCTCGATGACCGAGAGGGCAAGGGTGTTGACGATGCCGAGCATCGCGATGACCACCGACAGGGCGAGCAGGATCAGGATCAGTGGCAGGAGCATGGTGGCGTTGCCCGCTGCCTGCTTCTTGAGCTCGCCTCGGTCCTGGACACGGAGGTTGGGCCAGTCAGCCAGTGCGGTTTCGAGGGAGTGCCGGTCCTGGGCGGAGTCCGCGCCGTGCGCGGTGATGACGTCGATCCGGTCGATCAGGTCACTCTGCTGGTGCGCCCGGTAACCGGTGGCGCTCAGGATGAGCTTCGGGACGGTCGCCGTGAGACTCTTGACGTCGGTGTAGATGCCCGCGATCCGGAACCGCGCCGTGTCGCCGTCCTCGTACTGGCCCGGCACCGTGCTGCCCACGTGCCAGCCCTTGTCCTTCGCGGTGCTGCGATCGACGAGCAGTTCGTCGGTGCCCAGGGTGGCCGAACCGTCCTCCGTCCTCAGCCGGTACAGCTGGGCCAGCGCCTGCGGATCGGCGGCCGTGACGCTCTGCGTCTCCCCTCCGAGCCGGACGCGTGCCGTGCGGGACTCGACGACCTTCCGCACCCCGGAGGCCCTGGCGACGGCGTCGCCCACGTCGCGGCCGAAGGGCATCGACCCCTGGGAGGTGATCTCGTAGTCCGCCCGGACGCCGGCGTCGAGGCTTGCCGTCACCGAGGAGACTGTCGATGCGGCGATGACGGACACCAACCCGACGAGGGCCAGGCCGATCATGAGCGCCGACGCCGTGGCGGCGGTACGTCGCGGATTGGTTTGGGCATTGCGCCGGCTCAACCGGCCGACGACTCCTCCGAACCTCGCCAGTGGCCAGCCCAGTGCCGTCGTCAGCGGTCTGTTCACGGCAGGCATGAGCAGGGTGACCCCGAGCATGATGCCGATCGCGCCGCCGCCGGCGAGGAAGAGCGCGGTCCTGCCGTCGACAAGGAGCCCGCCCACCTCCATGGCCGCCCCGAGCAGCGCCGCCGCCGCACCGCCTGCGGTGCGGGTGCGCAGCGACCGGTCGCCCGCGCCGAAGTCCTCACGCATTGCCGCCACGGGAGGGGTGGTCGCGGCACGGTGCGCCGGCAGGTACGAGGCGCAGACGGTGCCGGCGATGCCCACGGCGTAGGAGGCCAGCACAGCTGACGCGGGAACGCTCAGGGGTGCTTCGGGCAGGTGCAGCCCGAACAGCCTGAACAGCAGGCGCAAGCCCACGGCCAGCGCGCATCCCAGACCGATGCCGAGCGTTGCGCCGAAGAACCCCACGCCGGCTGCCTCGCCCAGCACGGAGCGCTTGACCTGGCTGCGCGAGGCGCCGACGGCCCGCAGCAGCGCCAGGTCGCGGGTGCGTTGGGCGACGAGCATGGAGAAGGTGTTGAAGATGATGAAGGAGCCCACGAAGACCGCGACGACGGCGAAGGCAAGCAGGAAGGAGCGGAGGACGGTGATGAGGTCCTTGGCCTGGTTCACTTGTTCGTCGATGGCCTTCCGGCCGGTGATCACCTCGATGCCGGACGGCATCGCTTTCGCGATGGCGTCGCGCACCTGCTGCTGCGAAACGCCGTCGCGCGCGTGCACGGCGATCTCGTCGTAGCTGCCGGGCCGCTCGGACAGCAGCCGCTGTGCGGTCCCGGGGGCGAACGCCGCGTAGGACGTGTCGCCGATCGGAGGGGTGGATCCGAAGTCGAACGTTCCCACGAGCGTGAACGTCTCGATCGGATGCCGGGTTGCGACCTTGACCCGGTCGCCAACATGGAAGCCGGCCTTTTTCGCGGTGCCGGCATCCGTCACGACCTCCGTCGCTCCGGTGGGCGCGCGACCGGCTGTGAGGTGCATGATCGAGAAGTCGGGGTCGTCGGTCCAGTCCTGGCCTACCTGGGTGGACCCGAGCAGCTTCCCGTCGTGCAGTACGGCGGCGTATCCGAGGATCGAGCCGTGCGCCTTCGCTACCCCCTCGACCCCGTTGACCGTCGTGAGGAGGGAGGCAGGCAGCGGTTTGGTGCCGCTCTGGTCGAGGCTTTGGGCAGAGTCCGCGTCCAAGGCCCGCTTCGGCCGGACCACGGCGTCGGTCCCCTTGCCCGATTGCGAGAACAGGTCGGTGACGGCGGTGTTGATCGTGGCTGTGAAGATCAGCGTCCCGGCCACGATGGACGCCCCGAGAGTGACGGCCAGCACGGTGAGGGCGAGGCGCAGCCGGTTCGCACCCAAGTTGCGCAGAGCGATTCTCAGCAGCATCAGGCGGCCGCCTCACGCGGTGTGAAGCCCTGCATGCGGTCGAGGACCCGCTCCACCGTGGGTTCGGTCATCTTGCCGACCGTGCGTCCGTCGGCGAGGAACAGGACCTCGTCCGCATAGGCGGCGGCTCGTGGGTCGTGCGTGACCATCACGATGGTCTGACCCATATCCGTCACGAAGTCCCGCAGGAATGCCAGGACTTGAGTGCCCGAGCGGGAGTCGAGGTTACCAGTGGGCTCGTCGGCGAAGATGATCTCGGGTTTGCCGGCCAGCGCCCGAGCGCACGCCACACGCTGCTGCTGGCCGCCGGAGAGTTCGGCGGGCCGGTGCTTGAGCCGATCGCCCAGTCCGACCACGTCGACAACGGAGTCCAGCCATTCCTTGTCCGGTTCGCGGCCTGCGATGTCGAGGGGCAGGGTGATGTTCTCCAGGGCATTCAGCGTGGGAAGGAGGTTGAAGGACTGGAAGACGAACCCCACCTTGTCCCGGCGGAGTTGGGTCAGGTGTTTGTCGTCGAGCTCGCTGATCTCGACGTCACCGATGCACACGCTCCCGGAGGTGCACGAGTCCAGGCCAGCCATGCAGTGCATCAGTGTCGACTTCCCGGAGCCGGAGGGCCCCATGACCGCGACGAAGCGGCCGCGCGTGATGCTGACCGAGACGTCCTTCAGTGCGTCGACCGCGGAATCCCCTGAACCATAGGTCTTGAAGAGGGCGGCGGTGCGTGCGGCGACTTCGTCCGACGCACGCTCGGAGCCGCTCCCTTCGCGCATGGTGTCCGTCACGTCTGGCCTCGTTTCCGTGTCTGTGAAAAGCGCTCGGAACGATTCCAGTGGGATCCACGTGCAGAGGACAGTCTCCAAGGTAGGCGGCCGCCACATACGAAAGTAGGTACCGTGATGCGACGCAGCGGACTTCCGTAGGAAGTTGACACGATGTCGGTTGCCGGCCGCTGACTCCAGCGTCGTGCGCTCGTAGAGTGACCGCGTGAAACGCCATGTGGCTCTGCCGGAACGCGGCGTCGTCTTCGACGCATTGGCGGCGATAGGCGCCTTCGCCCTGAGTCTCGTCCTGACCGAGGGCTCCTCCTCCCTCCTGCAGCCGGTCGGCGGTGCGACGACGACCGTGCTGACACTCGGCGCTCTGTCGCTCCTCCTGCGCCGGCGCGCGCCCGTCGCCGTCGCCTGGGCTGCGGCGGGCATGACGGCGGCGCTGCTGTGCCTGGAGTACGTATGCCCCGGAACCGTGATCCGGCCGGACGCCGACGTCTACCGTGTGCCGCTGTGGCAGCCCACGGCACCGTTCGCCGCGTACGCCGTCATGGCCTACGCCCGGCAGCGGCTGGCCAGTTGGGCTCCGGTGGTGGCGCTCCTCGCCCTGGTCCTGCTGACGCTCCCGGCCCTGCGGCACGTGCATGCCAGCGCGACCACGCCGGAAGCCGCGGAGGCTCGTTCCATGGGCCAGTCGGCCTCCGCGGGCCTGGCGTTCCGCAGTGCGGTCTTCATCGTCGGGGGCACACTCCTGGGCATGTACGTCTCCGCACGGCGCCGCGAGCTGCGCAGTCTGACCGAGCGCGCCGAGCGGGCGCGCGCCGAGGAGCGGGCCCGGCTGGCCGCGGAGATGCACGACGTGGTGAGCCACCGGGTCAGCCTCATGGTCGTGCAGGCAAGCGCGCTGTGGGTCACCGCGTCCGATGAGGCCACCCGGGCCGCAGCCGAGCGACTGCGTGCGGACGGCTGTCAGGCTCTTGAGGAACTGCGTGACGTGGTCGGCCTGCTGCGCCGGACGGTGAACACTCCGGAGGAGGACCGGGAGGGGGACGAGGACTCCTTGAGTCCGGCCGTTCCCGATCTGCTGCCGCTGGTCGAGGAGTCGGAGTCGGTGGGGGTGCCCGTTGAGCTGATCGCCGAGGGAGACCCCGCGCTCGCCTCGCCGGTGGTCAGCCGCACCGTCTACCGCATCGTCCAGGA contains these protein-coding regions:
- a CDS encoding ABC transporter ATP-binding protein; protein product: MREGSGSERASDEVAARTAALFKTYGSGDSAVDALKDVSVSITRGRFVAVMGPSGSGKSTLMHCMAGLDSCTSGSVCIGDVEISELDDKHLTQLRRDKVGFVFQSFNLLPTLNALENITLPLDIAGREPDKEWLDSVVDVVGLGDRLKHRPAELSGGQQQRVACARALAGKPEIIFADEPTGNLDSRSGTQVLAFLRDFVTDMGQTIVMVTHDPRAAAYADEVLFLADGRTVGKMTEPTVERVLDRMQGFTPREAAA
- a CDS encoding sensor histidine kinase encodes the protein MKRHVALPERGVVFDALAAIGAFALSLVLTEGSSSLLQPVGGATTTVLTLGALSLLLRRRAPVAVAWAAAGMTAALLCLEYVCPGTVIRPDADVYRVPLWQPTAPFAAYAVMAYARQRLASWAPVVALLALVLLTLPALRHVHASATTPEAAEARSMGQSASAGLAFRSAVFIVGGTLLGMYVSARRRELRSLTERAERARAEERARLAAEMHDVVSHRVSLMVVQASALWVTASDEATRAAAERLRADGCQALEELRDVVGLLRRTVNTPEEDREGDEDSLSPAVPDLLPLVEESESVGVPVELIAEGDPALASPVVSRTVYRIVQEALTNVRKHAPGARVRVLVRCRNDGIRLVVSNTAPTRAVDARLSAAGSGTGLLGLTHRVELIRGTLEAGPQDDGGFCVRAVLPAYVATADSLEPLE
- a CDS encoding ABC transporter permease; the protein is MLLRIALRNLGANRLRLALTVLAVTLGASIVAGTLIFTATINTAVTDLFSQSGKGTDAVVRPKRALDADSAQSLDQSGTKPLPASLLTTVNGVEGVAKAHGSILGYAAVLHDGKLLGSTQVGQDWTDDPDFSIMHLTAGRAPTGATEVVTDAGTAKKAGFHVGDRVKVATRHPIETFTLVGTFDFGSTPPIGDTSYAAFAPGTAQRLLSERPGSYDEIAVHARDGVSQQQVRDAIAKAMPSGIEVITGRKAIDEQVNQAKDLITVLRSFLLAFAVVAVFVGSFIIFNTFSMLVAQRTRDLALLRAVGASRSQVKRSVLGEAAGVGFFGATLGIGLGCALAVGLRLLFRLFGLHLPEAPLSVPASAVLASYAVGIAGTVCASYLPAHRAATTPPVAAMREDFGAGDRSLRTRTAGGAAAALLGAAMEVGGLLVDGRTALFLAGGGAIGIMLGVTLLMPAVNRPLTTALGWPLARFGGVVGRLSRRNAQTNPRRTAATASALMIGLALVGLVSVIAASTVSSVTASLDAGVRADYEITSQGSMPFGRDVGDAVARASGVRKVVESRTARVRLGGETQSVTAADPQALAQLYRLRTEDGSATLGTDELLVDRSTAKDKGWHVGSTVPGQYEDGDTARFRIAGIYTDVKSLTATVPKLILSATGYRAHQQSDLIDRIDVITAHGADSAQDRHSLETALADWPNLRVQDRGELKKQAAGNATMLLPLILILLALSVVIAMLGIVNTLALSVIERTREIGLLRAVGMQRRQLRRMIRYESVVISVFGTVLGLGVGVVCGLALQRAMAGDGVEVLTVPFGQIGAYLLGGAFVGVVAAIWPARRAARMEVLRAIGGR